The following coding sequences are from one Epilithonimonas vandammei window:
- a CDS encoding RagB/SusD family nutrient uptake outer membrane protein: MKKYILVASAMFFLNTTQSCSESELDLIDPVNVNANIPRTEQQLQMLLNGAYLTISSTNAYGTDLMIFGDLLGDNLFVSTTNASYTTTRDKVYSANQSDFNFYGAMYNVINNCNTIINDTNLASNDNLERMKAEAKALRGFAYFTLVMYYSPAPNSGANQEYGVPIVLGNYDSLLQPKRATVAEVYNQIISDLKAGILGAVDSSKNTFGKTAAKLLLSKVYLARRANGDAELALQLSREIINSPSAGYDKINALENINPVIQNANPAFPILPNYEHYFSGVNDATRTFEGTVRINNILTKISYNLPGVEKYASETIWELDQNNLTNQITGIGSNVSLPGYYSRFDERKCLLFSQSFYNSFASTDVRRGSVSSGLLTSTGVPTTDSPRGYWTNKYPKRTYSTGESLSFSDYFRNIKIFRFAEAQLNEIEALYLLGNTAEAVTKLNSFASSRNGRLYAGVNLLNDILSERAKEFYGEGQRFWDLKRYNLPIVKSTNCLLNCSVQPGDKLYVLPMSLGDLSSNPNLTQYPGYN, translated from the coding sequence ATGAAAAAATATATATTAGTAGCATCAGCTATGTTTTTTCTCAATACTACACAATCTTGTAGTGAGAGCGAATTGGATTTAATAGATCCAGTTAATGTGAATGCTAATATCCCTAGAACAGAGCAACAGCTGCAAATGTTGCTCAATGGTGCTTACCTTACAATATCAAGCACCAATGCATATGGAACAGATTTGATGATTTTTGGTGATTTGCTTGGAGATAATTTATTTGTATCAACAACCAATGCATCTTACACAACGACCCGAGATAAAGTTTACAGCGCAAATCAAAGTGATTTTAACTTTTATGGGGCTATGTATAATGTTATCAATAATTGTAACACCATTATTAATGATACCAATCTTGCTTCTAATGATAACTTAGAAAGAATGAAAGCTGAAGCAAAGGCTCTGAGAGGGTTTGCGTATTTTACATTGGTGATGTATTATTCTCCTGCACCTAATTCTGGTGCCAATCAAGAGTATGGAGTGCCAATTGTATTAGGTAATTATGATTCACTTCTTCAACCAAAAAGAGCAACAGTTGCTGAGGTTTATAATCAAATTATTTCAGATCTGAAAGCAGGTATTCTAGGTGCTGTTGATAGTTCTAAAAATACCTTTGGAAAAACAGCAGCAAAACTTCTATTGTCAAAGGTTTATTTGGCAAGAAGAGCAAATGGAGATGCTGAGTTAGCACTGCAGTTAAGCAGAGAAATAATAAACAGTCCTTCTGCAGGATACGATAAGATTAACGCATTAGAAAACATTAACCCTGTTATACAAAATGCTAACCCTGCGTTTCCAATTCTTCCAAACTATGAGCATTATTTTTCTGGAGTTAATGATGCAACCAGAACTTTTGAAGGAACGGTAAGAATAAATAATATTCTTACGAAAATTTCTTACAATCTTCCAGGAGTAGAAAAATATGCTTCTGAAACAATTTGGGAATTAGATCAAAATAATCTAACTAATCAAATTACAGGGATAGGTTCTAATGTATCTTTACCAGGATATTATAGTAGATTTGACGAGCGCAAGTGTTTATTGTTTTCGCAGTCTTTTTATAATAGTTTTGCATCAACTGATGTGAGACGAGGTTCTGTTAGTTCAGGTTTATTAACAAGCACTGGGGTGCCAACAACAGACTCTCCGAGAGGTTATTGGACAAATAAATATCCAAAACGGACTTATTCTACTGGTGAGTCTTTATCATTTTCAGATTATTTCAGAAATATTAAAATCTTTAGATTTGCAGAAGCGCAATTAAATGAAATAGAGGCATTGTATCTTCTTGGGAATACTGCAGAAGCTGTTACAAAACTTAATTCTTTTGCTTCATCTAGAAATGGAAGATTATACGCTGGCGTAAATCTCTTAAATGATATCTTATCAGAAAGAGCCAAAGAATTCTATGGTGAAGGACAGAGGTTTTGGGATTTAAAGAGATATAACTTACCAATAGTAAAAAGTACTAATTGTTTGCTAAATTGTAGCGTACAACCCGGAGATAAACTTTATGTACTACCAATGAGTTTAGGAGACCTAAGTAGTAACCCTAATCTTACCCAGTATCCAGGTTATAACTAA
- a CDS encoding LysM peptidoglycan-binding domain-containing protein has protein sequence MVKKIFILSGLIGFLGLSAQKTHTVAPKETPYGISKQYGITIDELYQLNPSKKEGGLKIGDVIVVSKSGSSKTTTSASTPVTTTSVAKTGKTGTITLQPKQTIYGITKQYQISESELRKLNPELDSHMKIGDKITLPLENIQKFGGSAPATVVQTTTTTTTEKPAEVKTVTKTETTSSDKGLYVVQAKDNYYKISRQFNLTQKQLFALNPGLETTGLKPGEAIRVSGSDSAASSSNSIKVEDNSQSNTTSAPVTKTTTQTTVSEPAKTPNAISSEDDYVTYTVQSGDTMFSIMNRFNVTLDQLISLNPNLSDGLKAGMTLKIKKQDPTYSKKNGDVLSVVLMLPFGYDANDAKYRTMSIDFLTGAKLAAERNATNGQKLDIKVVDAGNETTFKNSLSQINPDNTDLIVGPFFKSNVLEVLRFVNDKKIPVVAPFANSEDLFDYSNLIIIETENSVYSDRIVKEVGQVYQDQKIYIVADNSKANANAIKAGLEKSLSKPNVVIVNSSSEIQLENNMMTGQSVPVIAILADDDESAGAAFASKVIALGKQTQGVKAFSMFYSPSFEKNVDDLSKASLVYLMDRKINYDGDFEKEILAAYKGKYCKTPSKYAVIGFDVMNDMLTRENKKGEIFKQIGKSQTQLATKFEFVKAKPNGAYINNGYRVVRLMQ, from the coding sequence ATGGTTAAAAAGATTTTCATTTTATCAGGACTTATCGGGTTTTTAGGGCTTTCGGCACAGAAAACCCACACTGTTGCACCAAAGGAAACGCCTTACGGGATTTCTAAACAATATGGTATCACTATTGATGAATTGTATCAATTGAATCCTTCTAAGAAAGAAGGCGGTCTTAAAATTGGCGATGTAATTGTGGTTTCAAAAAGTGGAAGTTCAAAAACGACGACTTCAGCTTCAACGCCTGTTACTACAACTTCTGTAGCTAAAACAGGTAAAACAGGAACCATTACTTTACAGCCAAAGCAAACCATCTACGGTATTACAAAACAATATCAGATTTCTGAGTCCGAACTTAGAAAACTGAATCCTGAATTGGATTCTCATATGAAAATCGGTGACAAAATTACTTTGCCATTAGAGAATATTCAGAAATTTGGAGGTTCTGCACCTGCAACAGTTGTTCAAACGACAACAACGACTACGACGGAAAAACCTGCGGAAGTAAAAACAGTAACTAAAACTGAAACCACTTCTTCCGACAAAGGTTTATACGTAGTTCAGGCAAAAGATAATTATTATAAAATCTCGAGACAATTCAACCTGACTCAAAAGCAGTTATTCGCTTTGAATCCGGGATTGGAAACCACAGGTTTGAAACCGGGTGAAGCCATCAGAGTTTCGGGATCTGATTCTGCAGCGAGTTCTTCTAATTCTATCAAGGTTGAAGATAATTCTCAAAGCAATACAACTTCGGCTCCGGTTACAAAAACCACAACTCAGACAACCGTTTCTGAGCCTGCGAAAACTCCAAATGCAATTTCTTCAGAAGATGATTATGTGACTTATACGGTTCAAAGTGGCGATACGATGTTCAGTATTATGAACAGATTCAATGTTACGCTTGACCAGTTGATTAGCCTTAATCCAAATCTTTCCGATGGTTTGAAAGCAGGAATGACGTTGAAAATCAAGAAACAAGATCCGACGTATTCTAAGAAAAACGGGGATGTTTTGAGTGTTGTTTTGATGTTGCCTTTCGGATACGATGCAAATGATGCCAAATACAGAACAATGTCTATTGATTTCTTGACAGGTGCGAAATTAGCTGCTGAAAGAAATGCAACCAACGGACAAAAACTAGACATCAAAGTTGTAGATGCGGGAAACGAAACGACTTTCAAAAACAGTCTTTCTCAAATCAATCCAGATAATACAGATTTGATTGTTGGCCCGTTTTTTAAATCAAATGTTCTTGAAGTTCTTCGATTTGTGAATGACAAAAAGATTCCCGTGGTTGCACCATTTGCTAACTCCGAAGATCTTTTTGATTATAGCAATTTGATAATCATTGAAACAGAGAATTCGGTTTATTCAGACAGAATTGTGAAAGAAGTGGGTCAGGTTTATCAGGATCAAAAAATCTATATCGTTGCAGATAATTCCAAAGCAAACGCCAACGCAATTAAAGCCGGGTTGGAAAAATCATTGTCAAAACCTAATGTTGTTATTGTTAATTCTTCATCAGAAATTCAGCTGGAAAACAATATGATGACGGGACAATCGGTTCCTGTGATTGCTATTTTAGCTGATGATGACGAATCGGCAGGTGCAGCATTTGCATCAAAAGTGATTGCACTTGGAAAACAAACACAGGGCGTAAAAGCGTTCAGTATGTTCTACAGTCCAAGTTTTGAGAAAAATGTAGACGATCTTTCAAAAGCGAGTTTGGTTTATCTAATGGACAGAAAAATCAATTATGATGGAGATTTTGAAAAAGAAATTCTTGCAGCTTACAAAGGCAAATATTGTAAAACACCTTCAAAATATGCCGTAATCGGTTTTGATGTGATGAATGATATGCTGACGAGAGAAAACAAAAAAGGAGAAATTTTCAAACAAATCGGTAAATCTCAAACACAGCTGGCTACAAAATTCGAATTTGTGAAAGCAAAACCAAATGGCGCTTATATCAACAACGGTTACAGAGTTGTAAGATTGATGCAATAA
- a CDS encoding putative porin, whose product MKYLSIIFIVFGVFVNAQQVNKTDANKISDTLKVDSGEKDSLEIYKPTINDYQVKKRFSEKKVFDTTFAIQKSYIFSQYNKKDNFGKIQYANIGSGFQNLVYEKNTEQNLTLLPENKSFFILGENDINYYDVKTPTTTFFYNNAMKNGGQLQTTYTQNVGKNFNFAIEYMGLRSQGLYRNSLASSNNTVFSAHYLSKNNKYEAYAHYIHQNVNNQENGGIAALDVFLGGDSRFNNRQNLETNLSGVESRYGYRRYYFSQEFSPFDPAKYPFKLRHTIFHQGNKYYFSETSTNVDFFGGTDITDFPLTNKKFSNNLSNTFSLVWDNDKFKLDAGFRHQTIDFGNKNTFPTLNIPGYFKEQRFGAVGNLQIKLLDKIQLKSFLEISKGSEFGNYIKTTNELDFEPIKDYLIEGRVNFQSAYPSFNYLVNSSHYLNYNYYLQNPNNEAVTQIGGTLKLAKWFNTQLFVDYYRIDNYTYFDNSSKPQQSSSSLNISHIGGEATANYKRFHLNGRVLFQKVLSNQDLLPVPEFVGRVNVFYQASAFKKAATIQTGIKIYYFTKFASRNYSPLLNEYVLPGTNPYSIGGRPIADVYFNMKVKRMFFYLEGQHINQTFMQNKSFAAPDYPIYDFRLNIGIVWYLFH is encoded by the coding sequence ATGAAATATTTATCGATTATATTCATTGTTTTTGGTGTTTTTGTAAATGCCCAGCAAGTCAACAAAACAGATGCAAACAAAATATCCGACACGCTCAAAGTTGATTCTGGAGAAAAAGATTCTTTAGAAATCTACAAGCCTACAATCAATGATTATCAGGTCAAGAAAAGATTTTCTGAAAAGAAAGTTTTTGACACAACTTTTGCTATACAGAAATCATACATATTTTCACAGTACAACAAGAAGGATAATTTCGGAAAAATACAATATGCGAATATCGGATCGGGTTTTCAAAATTTGGTTTATGAAAAAAATACTGAACAAAATCTGACACTGCTTCCTGAGAACAAATCTTTTTTTATTTTGGGCGAGAATGATATCAATTACTACGATGTAAAAACGCCAACAACTACATTTTTCTACAATAATGCGATGAAAAATGGTGGCCAATTACAAACGACGTATACTCAGAATGTAGGCAAAAATTTCAACTTTGCAATAGAATATATGGGACTGAGGTCTCAGGGACTTTACAGAAATAGCTTGGCTTCCAGCAATAATACAGTTTTCAGCGCACATTATCTTTCTAAAAATAATAAATATGAGGCCTATGCGCATTACATTCATCAGAATGTTAATAACCAAGAGAATGGAGGAATTGCAGCTTTGGATGTTTTTTTAGGAGGTGATTCAAGATTCAATAACCGTCAAAATCTTGAAACTAATCTTTCGGGGGTAGAATCGAGATATGGTTATAGGAGGTATTATTTTAGCCAGGAGTTTTCTCCTTTCGATCCAGCGAAATATCCATTTAAACTGAGACATACCATTTTTCATCAGGGAAATAAATATTATTTCTCTGAGACATCAACCAATGTTGATTTCTTTGGGGGTACAGATATAACAGATTTTCCGTTAACAAATAAGAAGTTTTCCAACAATCTTAGCAACACCTTTAGTTTGGTCTGGGACAATGACAAATTTAAGCTGGATGCAGGTTTTCGCCATCAGACCATAGATTTTGGGAATAAAAATACGTTTCCTACACTCAATATTCCAGGTTATTTCAAAGAGCAGAGATTTGGCGCAGTTGGCAATTTACAAATCAAATTGCTAGACAAAATCCAACTGAAATCGTTCTTAGAAATTTCCAAAGGTTCAGAATTCGGGAACTATATCAAAACCACCAACGAATTGGATTTTGAACCAATCAAAGATTATTTGATAGAAGGTCGAGTTAATTTCCAATCAGCTTATCCAAGCTTCAATTATCTGGTAAATTCTTCGCATTATCTTAATTATAACTATTATTTGCAAAATCCAAATAACGAAGCAGTTACCCAAATCGGTGGAACTTTGAAATTGGCAAAATGGTTCAACACTCAATTGTTTGTAGACTATTATAGAATCGACAATTACACTTATTTTGATAATTCCTCAAAACCTCAACAGAGTTCATCTTCGCTCAATATTTCTCACATTGGAGGAGAAGCAACGGCGAACTATAAAAGATTTCATTTGAACGGAAGAGTGCTTTTCCAAAAAGTTCTAAGCAATCAGGATTTGCTGCCTGTTCCTGAGTTTGTGGGAAGAGTTAACGTTTTTTATCAAGCTTCGGCCTTCAAAAAAGCAGCCACTATCCAGACAGGAATCAAAATTTATTATTTCACAAAATTTGCATCCAGAAACTATTCTCCTCTGCTGAATGAATACGTTTTGCCAGGAACCAACCCTTATTCCATTGGTGGTAGGCCAATTGCAGATGTCTATTTCAATATGAAAGTCAAAAGAATGTTTTTCTATCTGGAAGGCCAGCATATCAACCAGACCTTTATGCAGAACAAGTCATTTGCAGCACCAGATTACCCGATTTATGATTTTCGTCTGAACATAGGAATCGTGTGGTATCTTTTTCATTAA
- the bshC gene encoding bacillithiol biosynthesis cysteine-adding enzyme BshC, giving the protein MFKNIKRINQMTIGFENIDSIPKLVKDFLKKNLEGFQGKIFDLENFKNQITEKQNSYSDNKREILYNTIFSQNQEEQMSPKQLEFLLSLKDKNTFTITTGHQLNLFTGSVFFVYKILQTIKTAEFLKSNFPEFNFVPVFWMATEDHDFDEINHFKTREHYYEIKGNAGGDVGNIKIDETFFIQEFEKEFKDNLYGTELILWIKKAYQKGKTHTQAIRYLVNQLFSDYGLLTIDGNEKELKNQVKDIFRKELLSNQLFETTKNQRKFLEVNYGKVQVNPREINLFYLTETRNRIEKIGNDYFILDTDLKFSEEEILNELDNHPEKFSPNAVLRPAYQETIMPNLAYVGGNAEIMYWIELKDYFESINLPFPILIPRNSMLFLEEKTFRKIENSGLKIEDFFGNFAEVINQKILDNNEIKTLLEKKEQDLINSFSEIKTKAEQTDKTFVNLVNAEETRQLKSFKRMQKRLLKAEKIKQSEKFDQMQNLFLKVHPGGTWQERVFNFSVFYADFGKQWIADSYQLMDVQKSELIISFM; this is encoded by the coding sequence GTGTTTAAAAACATAAAAAGAATCAACCAAATGACCATCGGTTTCGAAAATATAGACAGCATTCCAAAATTGGTAAAAGACTTTCTGAAAAAAAATCTGGAAGGATTTCAAGGAAAAATTTTTGACTTGGAGAACTTCAAAAATCAGATTACAGAAAAACAAAATTCTTATTCTGATAACAAAAGAGAAATTCTTTACAACACGATTTTTTCTCAGAATCAGGAAGAGCAGATGTCTCCGAAACAATTGGAATTTCTCCTTTCTTTGAAAGATAAGAATACGTTTACCATTACAACTGGGCATCAGCTAAATTTGTTTACAGGGTCTGTCTTTTTTGTTTATAAAATTTTGCAGACTATCAAAACAGCAGAGTTTTTAAAATCTAATTTTCCGGAATTTAATTTTGTTCCTGTTTTTTGGATGGCTACAGAAGACCACGATTTTGACGAAATCAATCATTTCAAAACGCGTGAACATTATTACGAAATCAAAGGAAATGCTGGTGGCGATGTTGGAAATATCAAAATCGATGAAACGTTTTTTATTCAGGAATTTGAGAAAGAGTTCAAAGATAATCTTTACGGAACTGAGTTGATTCTTTGGATTAAAAAAGCTTATCAAAAAGGAAAAACGCATACACAAGCGATTCGATATTTGGTGAATCAATTGTTTTCGGATTACGGATTGCTGACAATCGATGGAAATGAAAAAGAACTGAAAAATCAAGTCAAAGATATTTTCAGAAAAGAATTATTATCGAATCAGCTTTTCGAAACCACTAAAAATCAAAGAAAATTTCTGGAAGTTAATTATGGCAAAGTCCAAGTCAATCCGAGAGAAATCAATCTGTTTTATTTGACAGAAACCAGAAACCGAATCGAGAAAATAGGCAATGATTATTTCATTCTTGACACCGATTTGAAATTCTCAGAAGAAGAAATTCTCAACGAATTGGATAATCATCCTGAAAAATTTAGTCCCAATGCGGTTCTTCGTCCGGCTTATCAGGAAACGATAATGCCGAATCTGGCTTATGTTGGTGGGAATGCTGAGATTATGTATTGGATAGAACTCAAAGATTATTTTGAATCCATTAATCTTCCTTTCCCAATTTTGATTCCAAGAAACTCGATGTTGTTTTTGGAAGAAAAAACTTTCAGAAAAATTGAAAACTCAGGATTGAAAATCGAAGATTTCTTCGGGAATTTTGCTGAAGTCATCAATCAAAAAATATTAGACAACAACGAAATCAAAACACTTCTTGAAAAAAAAGAACAAGATTTGATTAATTCGTTTTCAGAAATAAAAACAAAGGCAGAACAAACAGATAAAACGTTTGTAAACCTTGTTAATGCAGAGGAAACTCGACAATTAAAATCATTCAAAAGAATGCAAAAACGCCTTCTTAAAGCTGAAAAAATAAAACAATCGGAGAAGTTTGATCAGATGCAGAATTTATTTTTGAAAGTTCATCCGGGCGGGACTTGGCAGGAAAGAGTATTCAATTTCAGCGTGTTCTACGCAGATTTTGGCAAACAATGGATTGCCGACAGTTATCAGTTAATGGATGTTCAAAAATCGGAATTGATTATTTCTTTTATGTAA
- the fabD gene encoding ACP S-malonyltransferase: protein MKALVFPGQGSQFVGMGKELYDSRKDVKDLMDSANDILGFDIVSVMFNGTDEDLKKTSVTQPAIFLHSVAAVKVANGLGAEMVAGHSLGEFSALVANGVLSFEDGLKLVSERAQAMQMACDINPSSMAAILGLEDAKVEEICAEIEGIVVPANYNCPGQLVISGETAAVEKACEALKAAGAKRALLLPVNGAFHSPLMMPAQERLAAAIEKTKFRKATIPVYQNITTTAVSDPEEIKKNLIAQLTGPVKWTQSVQNMIKDGATNFIEVGPGKTLQGLIKKINPEVSVASAI, encoded by the coding sequence ATGAAAGCACTTGTATTTCCTGGGCAGGGTTCACAGTTTGTCGGGATGGGAAAAGAACTTTACGATTCCCGAAAAGACGTGAAAGACCTGATGGATTCTGCCAATGATATTCTTGGTTTTGATATCGTTTCCGTAATGTTCAACGGAACAGACGAAGACCTTAAAAAAACCAGCGTAACTCAGCCTGCTATTTTCCTACACTCGGTTGCTGCTGTAAAAGTAGCGAATGGTTTGGGCGCAGAGATGGTTGCCGGACATTCTTTGGGCGAATTTTCCGCATTGGTTGCTAACGGCGTTTTATCTTTCGAAGACGGATTGAAATTGGTTTCCGAAAGAGCACAGGCAATGCAGATGGCTTGCGATATCAACCCAAGTTCTATGGCTGCAATTCTTGGTTTGGAAGATGCCAAAGTTGAAGAAATCTGTGCAGAAATCGAAGGAATTGTAGTTCCTGCAAATTATAACTGTCCCGGACAATTGGTGATTTCTGGCGAAACAGCAGCTGTTGAGAAAGCTTGTGAAGCTTTGAAAGCGGCTGGTGCAAAAAGAGCTTTATTACTACCTGTAAATGGAGCTTTCCATTCACCATTGATGATGCCTGCTCAAGAAAGATTGGCAGCAGCGATAGAGAAAACCAAATTCCGTAAAGCAACAATTCCGGTTTACCAGAACATCACAACTACCGCAGTTTCTGACCCGGAAGAAATCAAGAAAAATTTGATTGCTCAGTTGACTGGTCCTGTAAAATGGACTCAAAGTGTGCAAAATATGATAAAAGACGGTGCGACTAATTTTATAGAAGTTGGACCTGGAAAAACACTTCAAGGTTTGATTAAAAAAATTAATCCTGAAGTAAGTGTTGCATCTGCAATATAA
- a CDS encoding GLPGLI family protein: MKILSLIFIFAIASTIHAQLLKVDYELERHRSFEDSFSEEFKEKIREQEKKPEKYTLYYADGDSFFKSLPVPIVRHENAPVTIGDNTIVQVEMAIIAPVKVYRKKGDINYYHYFEESGEKYYKISNLKMESVDYKDETQMIDKFLCKLVEITNARGERIKIWYAEDMPISTGPFMYGGFPGLILKLEAPTFVIYATKISDDLKKDDVEKMDSKLPIKK; encoded by the coding sequence ATGAAAATATTATCGCTAATTTTTATATTTGCTATTGCCTCTACAATACACGCCCAACTTCTTAAGGTCGATTATGAGCTAGAAAGACATCGGTCTTTTGAAGATAGTTTTTCCGAAGAATTTAAAGAAAAAATAAGAGAACAAGAAAAGAAACCAGAAAAATACACACTCTATTATGCTGATGGCGATTCTTTTTTCAAAAGCTTACCTGTTCCAATTGTGAGACACGAGAATGCACCTGTTACAATTGGTGATAATACAATTGTACAGGTGGAAATGGCTATTATTGCTCCTGTAAAGGTCTATAGGAAGAAAGGAGATATTAACTATTATCATTATTTTGAAGAGTCAGGCGAGAAGTATTATAAGATTTCAAATCTTAAAATGGAATCTGTTGATTATAAAGATGAAACTCAAATGATTGACAAGTTTTTATGCAAACTTGTGGAAATTACGAATGCAAGAGGAGAGCGTATAAAAATTTGGTATGCTGAAGATATGCCAATTAGTACTGGTCCTTTTATGTATGGTGGTTTTCCTGGTCTTATTTTGAAATTAGAAGCACCTACATTTGTAATATATGCTACCAAAATTAGTGATGATCTTAAAAAAGATGATGTTGAAAAAATGGATTCAAAACTTCCTATTAAGAAATAA
- a CDS encoding T9SS type A sorting domain-containing protein: MKKILFSLALVSIVGLTKAQTPTWVAKTTGAPALHYVNVLKAVNANVLWFADTKSTSATDTGRYIGLSTDGGNTWSNKLISGPAAAATIGDIHPVSATTAWMVSSGSGSQNGIWKTTNGGTNWTKQTTAPFNTTISFANVVHFWDENNGFCAGDPFGTGTNLRFEMYTTTNGGTTWTNIPTGTAPTPLNGAEYGYTSKITVLGDNIWLGTDLGRLLYSPNRGASWQAFQTPAVDFGGVTVSGFTADVAFKDSNNGLMVEDQDGVGILRSTADKGATWTDITPGGTFYPNNIVYVPGTTNTYVTSGFGAGSSFSRDGGLTWTEIGSDPTLEKYFGSLAFINSTTGFAGGVSGAQSTTSGLPFPAFNVFSGNLALAVSDVNANKVKLAAFPNPAVDVVTLKAAKDIKEVAVIDLSGKIVKREKTSSQINVSNLAKGNYVLQAVYTDGSVENTKIIKK; encoded by the coding sequence ATGAAAAAAATATTATTTTCTTTAGCCTTGGTTTCTATCGTAGGCTTAACAAAAGCTCAAACGCCAACGTGGGTTGCAAAAACAACAGGAGCGCCAGCGTTACACTACGTAAACGTACTGAAAGCAGTAAATGCTAATGTACTTTGGTTTGCAGACACTAAATCTACTTCTGCAACTGATACAGGTAGATATATCGGACTTTCAACCGATGGAGGAAATACTTGGTCAAATAAATTGATTTCAGGTCCAGCAGCAGCGGCTACAATTGGAGATATTCACCCTGTTTCTGCGACAACAGCTTGGATGGTAAGTTCTGGTTCTGGATCTCAAAATGGTATTTGGAAAACTACTAACGGTGGTACAAACTGGACAAAACAAACCACAGCGCCATTCAATACAACTATTTCTTTTGCAAACGTAGTTCACTTTTGGGATGAAAACAATGGTTTTTGTGCTGGTGACCCATTCGGAACAGGAACAAACCTAAGATTTGAAATGTACACAACTACTAATGGTGGTACTACATGGACTAACATTCCAACAGGAACAGCTCCAACCCCATTAAATGGAGCAGAATATGGATATACATCAAAAATTACCGTTTTAGGTGATAACATCTGGTTAGGAACAGACTTAGGAAGATTACTTTATTCTCCTAACAGAGGAGCTTCTTGGCAAGCTTTCCAAACGCCTGCGGTTGATTTTGGAGGTGTAACAGTATCTGGATTTACAGCTGATGTTGCTTTCAAAGATTCTAATAACGGACTTATGGTTGAAGATCAGGACGGTGTTGGTATTTTACGTTCTACAGCTGATAAAGGAGCTACTTGGACGGATATAACTCCTGGTGGAACTTTTTATCCAAATAACATTGTCTATGTGCCGGGAACAACAAATACTTATGTAACTTCTGGATTCGGTGCCGGGTCTTCTTTCTCTAGAGATGGCGGACTTACTTGGACAGAAATCGGAAGCGATCCGACTCTTGAAAAATATTTCGGTTCTTTAGCATTCATTAACTCTACAACTGGTTTTGCAGGAGGTGTTAGCGGTGCGCAAAGTACTACTTCAGGTTTGCCATTCCCAGCTTTCAATGTTTTTTCAGGTAACTTAGCACTTGCAGTGTCAGATGTTAATGCAAATAAGGTTAAATTAGCTGCTTTCCCAAATCCTGCAGTTGATGTTGTTACTTTAAAAGCGGCAAAAGATATCAAAGAAGTAGCAGTTATAGATTTGTCCGGAAAAATTGTTAAGAGAGAAAAAACTAGCTCACAAATTAATGTTTCTAACCTTGCAAAAGGTAACTATGTTCTTCAGGCTGTTTATACAGACGGAAGCGTAGAGAATACTAAAATCATCAAAAAATAA
- a CDS encoding type II toxin-antitoxin system RelE/ParE family toxin: MYKIVASRKFQKDFKKALKRGLKESLLKDVALLLEKSGNLPPKFKSHKLSGKYNGLLECHIQPDWLLIWDQDEEVRLITLLRTGTHSDLF, encoded by the coding sequence ATGTATAAAATTGTAGCATCCAGAAAATTTCAAAAAGATTTCAAAAAAGCTTTAAAAAGAGGCTTGAAAGAAAGTCTTTTAAAGGATGTTGCACTTCTTCTTGAAAAATCTGGAAATCTCCCTCCAAAATTCAAGTCACATAAACTTTCCGGTAAATACAATGGACTTTTGGAATGTCATATACAGCCAGATTGGCTTTTGATATGGGATCAAGATGAAGAAGTTCGTCTCATTACTTTATTGAGGACGGGAACACATTCCGATTTGTTTTGA